The Sulfolobus sp. A20 genomic interval GACCAAATAGTCGTGCGACTTCCCTTCTACTCATGAGATAACCCTTCTTGTTAAGTTTTATAACACAAATATATAAAATACGGGAATATTAGAGTAAAAAGAAATTAAAAAATTTTTTACTCGAATTTAGACTTTCTGGATTGAGGACCTTCACCAGGATATGATCTTCTGAAGTGTCCCGATGGTCTAGCGTAAAGTAGTTCTAGGAACCATGCCTCATGTTCGATCTCTTCTTGCAGTATTCTTTGGGCTAAGTCGTAAGTCCTAGGATCTTTGCCATACGTCATGTCGCATACTTCTTTCCAAGTTCTTATTGCACACTGTTCAGCTTCTAATAATACTTTTAAAATCTCTTTTGGATCTTTCCAGTTCTGTGGCAAATAAGCATCTGCACAAGCTGAAATGTCTGCTACTTCCCTTATATCTCTAGGAAGAGATCCACCTAACTCATATATCCTTTGTGTCATTAGTTCGAAGTGAAGTCTATCTTCAAGTCTTGCATCTTCGGCTATTTCCTTTAGTCCCTCACCCTCTATTCCAGTCAGATGCATCCTTAGTATAGTATAGTAATAGTAGGTTGTGAATTCAGCTGCTGTGGCTTTAACTAACTTATCTATTAATTTTTTCACATCTAACCCAGATTTTTCTAGGATTTCTACTCCAACTGGTTTTATTTCGTTTTGACTCATTTGTTTTTCGCCTATT includes:
- the dps gene encoding DNA protection during starvation protein, whose translation is MSQNEIKPVGVEILEKSGLDVKKLIDKLVKATAAEFTTYYYYTILRMHLTGIEGEGLKEIAEDARLEDRLHFELMTQRIYELGGSLPRDIREVADISACADAYLPQNWKDPKEILKVLLEAEQCAIRTWKEVCDMTYGKDPRTYDLAQRILQEEIEHEAWFLELLYARPSGHFRRSYPGEGPQSRKSKFE